A genomic segment from Desulfotomaculum sp. encodes:
- a CDS encoding ISAs1 family transposase — protein sequence MKKSNEITAFKPLLEPIDLKGRVVAADAMHTRIEKHTIKTVPVKKGQTNFPYAAQFARAERLFTDLHGEKPKKDIQFYITSLSAEEADSQALLEIIRGQWSIENSLHWVRDVTFDEDRSQIRIGSEPRVFASIRNLAISLLNLQGLKKIVSTIRKFGWNRELALSLIGV from the coding sequence ATAAAAAAAAGCAACGAAATTACTGCATTCAAGCCCCTTTTGGAACCGATAGACCTGAAAGGCAGGGTCGTCGCCGCCGATGCTATGCACACACGAATTGAAAAACATACTATTAAAACTGTTCCTGTAAAAAAGGGACAGACAAATTTCCCTTACGCCGCCCAGTTTGCCAGGGCAGAAAGATTATTCACGGATTTGCACGGCGAAAAGCCGAAGAAAGATATCCAATTTTACATTACCAGCCTATCTGCTGAAGAAGCGGATTCACAAGCGTTGCTGGAAATAATTCGTGGTCAATGGTCAATTGAGAATTCCCTGCATTGGGTCCGGGATGTAACATTTGACGAAGACCGTTCTCAGATCAGGATAGGTTCGGAGCCTCGTGTATTTGCCTCTATTCGTAATTTGGCAATCAGTCTTTTGAATCTGCAAGGGTTAAAGAAAATTGTCAGCACCATACGTAAATTTGGGTGGAATCGCGAGCTTGCTCTGTCACTGATTGGCGTTTAG
- a CDS encoding ABC transporter permease, with translation MNLLESIRVALEGIQANKLRSFLTTLGIVIGIAAVIAVVAIGQGGQAVLMAEMEKVGANIFFISVDWRGESNFKGFSASDVQVLKERLPGITHLSANSSNMDNVRGPKKKKYCTVQGVSSDYSFISKMTMKEGRFFSSGDDGLGRRVAVLDEALADEIFGRADPVGNMVSIGSTPFLVIGLVAKGESIFGFSENVNAYIPGKTWRNMYGSYISSIQGSAVSKEKVQETMEQAVKVLERRHPGVQYASQSMEQIKQSAGKVTSIMTLIISAIAGISLFVGGIGVMNIMLVSVTERTREIGIRKALGARRKDILVQFLIESVVLSVLGGIIGMAVGIGGAFIIAKVAKWPPLVSWWTALLAFTFSACIGVIFGLLPANKAAKMDPIEALRRD, from the coding sequence GTGAATTTATTGGAGAGCATCCGTGTAGCTTTAGAGGGCATTCAGGCCAATAAATTACGCTCTTTTCTGACCACCCTGGGTATAGTCATCGGCATTGCGGCAGTAATCGCGGTGGTGGCCATCGGCCAGGGAGGCCAGGCTGTCTTGATGGCCGAAATGGAGAAGGTGGGCGCCAATATATTTTTCATCAGTGTTGATTGGCGCGGTGAATCCAACTTCAAGGGGTTCAGCGCCAGCGATGTGCAGGTATTAAAGGAAAGACTGCCCGGTATCACTCATCTTTCCGCCAACAGTTCTAATATGGATAATGTGCGGGGGCCGAAGAAAAAAAAGTATTGCACTGTGCAGGGAGTGTCCTCCGACTACTCCTTTATCAGTAAAATGACTATGAAAGAAGGGCGCTTTTTCAGCAGCGGGGACGACGGCTTGGGCCGGCGCGTGGCCGTACTTGACGAGGCGCTGGCGGACGAAATATTCGGACGCGCTGATCCGGTGGGGAATATGGTCAGTATCGGCAGCACCCCTTTTCTGGTTATAGGGCTGGTGGCCAAAGGCGAGTCTATCTTCGGCTTTAGTGAAAATGTCAATGCTTATATACCGGGCAAGACCTGGCGCAATATGTACGGATCCTATATCAGTAGCATTCAAGGAAGCGCAGTTTCCAAAGAAAAGGTTCAGGAAACCATGGAGCAGGCGGTAAAGGTGCTGGAGCGCCGCCACCCGGGTGTGCAGTATGCCAGCCAGAGCATGGAGCAGATAAAGCAGTCGGCCGGCAAAGTTACCAGCATAATGACTCTGATAATCAGCGCCATAGCCGGAATATCCCTTTTCGTAGGCGGCATTGGAGTAATGAATATAATGCTGGTGTCCGTTACAGAGCGGACCAGGGAAATAGGCATCCGCAAAGCCCTGGGGGCCAGGCGGAAGGATATCCTTGTCCAGTTCTTGATTGAATCCGTGGTTTTGAGCGTGCTGGGGGGCATTATCGGTATGGCGGTGGGAATAGGCGGAGCTTTTATCATTGCCAAAGTGGCCAAGTGGCCTCCTTTAGTCTCCTGGTGGACAGCGCTGCTGGCGTTTACCTTCTCTGCGTGCATCGGCGTCATCTTTGGCCTGCTGCCTGCCAACAAGGCCGCTAAAATGGACCCCATAGAGGCTCTGCGGAGGGATTAA
- a CDS encoding macrolide ABC transporter ATP-binding protein, translating into MMIQVSQLVKIYSAGESQVVALQDVSLEIAAGEFISVMGPSGSGKSTLMNILGCLDTPTSGSYKLDGVEISSLDDTGMAKARNLKIGFVFQNFNLLPRMTALRNVEIPMLYAGIDARERVKRATAMLERVGLAGRINHRPSQLSGGQVQRVAIARALVNEPAVLLSDEPTGNLDTTSGEEILAIFQDLNRNGATIVLVTHERDIALHTSRIIHFRDGRLVDDERVENPLDAVEQLKKLPVRNQNKIQASERSVPVALSEEAHFAQTGESDALREDAR; encoded by the coding sequence ATAATGATTCAGGTATCCCAACTGGTTAAAATATATAGCGCCGGGGAGAGCCAGGTAGTGGCGCTGCAAGATGTGAGCCTGGAGATTGCAGCCGGTGAGTTTATATCCGTAATGGGACCGTCCGGCTCCGGGAAATCAACCCTGATGAACATCCTGGGCTGCCTGGACACACCTACCTCCGGTTCATACAAACTGGACGGAGTAGAAATAAGCAGCCTGGATGACACCGGCATGGCGAAGGCGCGCAACCTGAAGATAGGCTTTGTTTTTCAAAATTTTAACCTGCTGCCCCGGATGACCGCCCTTCGCAACGTGGAAATCCCCATGCTGTATGCCGGGATAGACGCGAGAGAAAGAGTAAAAAGAGCAACCGCGATGCTGGAGAGAGTGGGGCTGGCCGGGAGGATCAATCACCGTCCCAGTCAGCTGTCCGGCGGTCAGGTGCAAAGGGTGGCCATAGCCCGGGCGCTGGTTAATGAACCGGCGGTATTGCTTTCCGACGAGCCCACAGGCAACCTGGACACCACCTCCGGGGAGGAGATACTGGCTATATTTCAGGATCTAAACCGGAACGGGGCTACCATAGTGCTGGTAACCCACGAAAGGGATATTGCCCTGCACACTTCAAGAATTATTCACTTCCGGGACGGCAGGCTGGTGGACGATGAGAGAGTGGAAAACCCCCTGGATGCTGTGGAACAGTTGAAAAAGCTGCCTGTGAGGAACCAAAATAAAATTCAGGCCAGTGAAAGATCAGTTCCTGTCGCCCTTTCTGAAGAGGCACATTTTGCCCAAACGGGAGAATCTGATGCCTTAAGGGAGGATGCCAGGTGA